In Anopheles gambiae chromosome 2, idAnoGambNW_F1_1, whole genome shotgun sequence, a single window of DNA contains:
- the LOC1276210 gene encoding cubilin homolog — MWLKSTCIALYVLFWVFYCVEGGFDDQAKILATNGHIIIESAQDRNITFYMKGSGHLNIGGLSIEQVLRTLSKMMIDGRPSTDSQPFLPGGSVADQVQLLATYVSGPYGLIKRVETLEQQSSSRNVTQMNPRIGALARRVRNVETKVALLMSTLQVNRCTSGPCQNGGTCIAQYDSFMCLCPSNWEGQTCTTDVNECALFAGTDLGCQNGATCKNIHGGYTCMCPDGWRGIHCNTRSQDCATAGADLCGHGTCVQAKDGYRCICDQGWKTNGLTPACSVDVDECSESKPHCSKDPEVSCINLPGSFVCGPCPAGYSGNGFYCVDIDECETNNGGCSTSPSVQCINTRGSYRCGNCPAGYTGDGRTCLAQGNRCTQGLCHPMARCVDYGSAVPNCICLPGYIGSGFGPNGCYRSSMNPCASAPCRNGGTCTKIDAQNYSCACPPGTNPPNCMRTTSPCESNPCQNGGTCVGSSGTRNFLCRCPAGYTGLRCQTPTRTCGGIRFQMSGTLRYPEFNGTYNHNARCAWLIKTNETQVLNVTFTQFSLENPVSSGECKYDWLQIHDGRTSAAQIIGRFCGNELPRGGNFQSTHNMLYLWFRSDNATAHDGFQLRWESIDPVCGGTIAAVSHGLIASPGTPGNYPPNRDCKWYLQAPQGRRLQFTFFTMKIEVHETCGFDYLEITDGLRDEGTLLAKYCNTSHPPPLITPSNEATVHFHSDESGNDAGFQIHYAVVEGVPGCGGTYTQREGVISSPLSQTDNVYPNNLNCEYLIKQPVGSRVEIRFSKFHLEQSEACKFDYLEIFDGPSTEDPSLGKFCGDRMPPLFTSTGNALLLKFHTDWSAPNPGFSLVYKIKCGGTFTDPAVELISPSYPQMYPSDQLCDYVIHAPLGKAIVLDFQDFDFEKNSFPKCELDYVELYDGLLPTNETLLGRYCSTKAPPQTISSKNVLLLRFVSDGSVSGRGFKGNFSFHDVSCGGVLMREDTIIRSPMIAETGKYQHDAQCEWIIVAPAGHAVQLTWNSFELEVSAWCVYDYVQVFDNSSMANSLVGRYCGTEKPPAITSTGNMVTIRFVTDSSSSKDGFSLSFNFIDVEKSCGGNFFATSGIIRSPGWPKNYPSNKVCEWVITVPMGQQIMLLVHSFKMEKHRICRFDGLTIRNGGTQNAPLIGNYCGEDNFNGTISFSHQLYLRFYSDSSRNYAGFMIEWDSATTGCGGILTSPRGSIISPNYPLPYGQNALCTWRISMSQGSAIHIVFTDMDMESHKDCQYDYLDIYDGIDTSGRKLGRFCSAETDPIVLDTDTNHALIRMRTDETNQRRGFQLKYNILCRRNLTGYGGVIESPNFPNEYSASMDCRWTIRVPPGNKINLEFSHFDFESITQQTGSNATHQRCPFDYVELQEMGTGDLPVARRYCANKPPPIVSMGRSIDLIFHTDSSGEQMGFRAEWSINGCGGLLTKPWGSFTSPNYPNQYPKETECHWTIRVEPGKRIELAVDDFHMETNDQCRFDGLHIANDANFTQQVTKICHEQQEPVHLSSSGSELFVKFYSDSTFTYKGFRANYRTTDAKCGGKITLHEGFISSPNYPSNYPANASCQWLIQTDATHTLQLRLKSLAIERSPNCINDSLQVYDGSVASADQLLLTSCGSEPNVTSVSSTGHEMLVTFKSNERMEAKGFQAEFMTNCGSRIEVKRPGNILLNKAHKMSSDNCTWVLIAPEPTQRITLTIAHLSVMDLEGDCFASVTVYDGDSTDGPKRFEGCGHKIPPAIVSNGNALTVLVSSEDLLLSKIDNLFVEMAYTTIENACGGRLTALMGQFASPNYPNTYPLNVECVWKLSASPGNKMSLFFTELDIEPSDDCNGDYLEVRERDENGPLLGDFCGNQVPTNLTEASSFWVKFRSNGAGVAKGFRAEYSYDTMSEITGTSGTITSPMYPRSYARADNIAWRITVDIGSVIAISFNRYAIDRHTDDPLMCDGALRIYDGYDETAASLLTGCGYIKPDPVTSTSNVVYILLDHSDVMESSSFSLSWQQKFVSSAVNIPVNNEYFCDGHATIVLNSTDTVQNLTSPGYPNGYTNGLNCSWIFQSALPLYHPFLVLTFVDLEESSDCLADYIEVFHSSDLAAWRSYGRVCTYFLRVANKFHGSPHLKVDFRTDYYQNRTGFTGSVFLRCGGLLTDPNGVITQPNALPIVPPAPNPIGRADLMDACSWNISVRAGRTIELTFEQLNITSVATPYANIGFVAIMNGIDNHSPLIGRYSGTELPGPIKTSSNRAFVQYRPSDTGANRFRLVYREVGIECGGDLVLTAQSNSTIIATPNYPNVPPPHTECFWKVLAPAGELLRVELLSQMLLPRMPGCRSEYVQLREGLTSQAPELLHSCTGDLTKRIITRTNALQVKYFNDRVEPNSAVQLRISLAKCGGVQRGSHGTITSKNFPQPGGYPVPAVCEYYIQEGQYGMMQLTFEDLHLPIKANCSGQDHVRIFSILPAPNDTEVELGKFCGQEVPKQPILSVVPSVKIVFTANTPNSIFRGFRLNYAVNYSRCSHSLVGESGEVASNGYGEPMQPFSFCEWRITVPAGRRVKVEFIDLDIADQAAPYPWFQRLSFYDGLNYQVRIKAVTSNDKTTPIYSSDNRMMVQYLSKAMTGRRGFRLRYSSDESSLCEGNLDGWQGSINSPVNVTTAVCTYKRTDPTLSRDPSAEPNVGTLALNFREVYAGPSERMCVDITRSATPIGGTNVLKKLCVNATNVVVVSPFPNTVINTAQAAYSGVLAFRMDYRVHQCGGVYGSIPNISYPVGLEPYGRDGLHCAWYVTFPDQTLISVAFERFTLQQPCDQEYLLVYNGPGPSSPLLGRFCKDSAPPAEGIVTQRHLLFVEYHTVPANGSSGSAGSDFELRLSSKNFGCGGTLHTGSPTFGSALKDGKYLPGQECIWLLQANAGQHIGVRFTGRFNLQTSPNCTKDYVELFDQQRNREWVSLGRVCGKEVPPSFNSSGTVMKVVFRTDESIEGDGFTIQWNSNCGGIFYAEQETNVIVSPNYPAKYNNMQVCNYTILANTSDAGIEFNFLDFDLEDSVVTSVCSYDNLTVYRKLEYAEPITWEKVGTYCRKTPPARFRVKDRAAIVFRTDRYIQARGFRFEYRLDTCGANITSSRRIESPEQLPPDGMYRPALVCRWYIDIPQGQKVTVRFETLEMDHTESCYFDMVEVYRGLEQTPDKRLALLCGNLTSHAPAIAISGTRHGMVSFKTESFSTSRAKMTALVLYSPDCDKHITLDERTPSYRLNVIGSGNDRVQDCQYVFRAPSGYTLRMVFDQFHVGSARNATNCTDDYVELRDGGSVFSMLLGRFCGNERVNAQSSFGSTLHLRYVTDSALRGTLFDATVTMVPSLCGAMNRNLTGGAIMTLNTPNFGGSSKYPPNARCLWLLEAAPGKQIEIQFLTMDLQQYDEGGRECKDYIGIRDATLKSIIYEGLGDSLIFNGGSSSKASFYHGSRYANAYNIYCGSNYLPSLYVSITNRVYVSFESDGQIEGKGVSLRVHESSVCAKNYTALQGRIVQNELQKDQQCTITVQVPHNYTIALYFNMFYLYNVDCAVHALKAYDGTHESADRLLGEYCNFATPNPVFTTGNVLRLVFPATDRELVSLQLDATYVATDQGQGCGGELYNYGGVFTSPLYPANNRTRMECLWTVTVPNNLLVALRFEVFDLGSKSSCATDYLQVLDREEDPKAPKADDGQEKVVRQHCGGESPANYISTGSTIRVRYKKTQNFAGVGWVIKFMGVEKGVGVNDY, encoded by the exons ATGTGGTTAAAATCCACCTGCATTGCACTGTATGTGCTGTTTTGGGTGTTTTACTGTGTTGAAGGTGGATTTGATGATCA GGCCAAAATACTCGCCACCAATGGGCACATTATTATCGAATCGGCACAGGACAGGAATATAACCTTCTACATGAAGGGAAGCGGTCATCTGAACATCGGCGGGCTAAGCATTGAGCAAGTGTTGCGAACATTGTCCAAAATGATGATCGATGGACGACCATCAACCGACAGCCAACCCTTTCTGCCCGGCGGCAGTGTGGCCGATCAGGTGCAGCTGCTTGCGACGTACGTCAGCGGTCCTTATGGGTTGATAAAGCGTGTTGAAACCCTCGAACAGCA ATCTTCATCACGAAATGTAACACAGATGAATCCCCGTATCGGTGCGCTTGCTCGGCGCGTCCGCAATGTGGAAACGAAGGTGGCTCTCCTGATGTCCACGCTGCAGGTAAACCGCTGTACCAGTGGGCCCTGTCAGAACGGAGGCACCTGTATCGCTCAGTACGACTCGTTCATGTGCCTGTGTCCGAGCAACTGGGAGGGCCAGACGTGCACGACGGACGTGAACGAGTGTGCACTGTTTGCGGGCACCGATTTGGGCTGCCAGAATGGGGCGACGTGTAAGAACATACACGGTGGCTACACCTGCATGTGCCCGGACGGGTGGCGTGGCATTCACTGTAACACCCGATCGCAGGACTGTGCTACAGCTGGGGCCGATCTGTGTGGTCATGGTACGTGCGTGCAGGCGAAGGATGGCTACCGCTGTATCTGTGATCAGGGCTGGAAGACGAACGGGCTGACGCCGGCCTGTTCGGTGGATGTGGATGAGTGTAGCGAATCAAAGCCACACTGCTCGAAGGACCCGGAAGTGAGCTGCATCAATTTGCCGGGCTCGTTCGTTTGTGGTCCGTGTCCGGCGGGCTACAGCGGGAATGGGTTCTACTGCGTCGACATTGATGAGTGTGAAACGAATAACGGAGGCTGCAGTACGTCGCCTTCGGTGCAGTGTATCAATACGAGG GGATCGTATCGTTGTGGGAACTGTCCTGCGGGATACACTGGCGATGGAAGGACGTGTTTGGCGCAGGGTAACCGGTGTACACAGGGGCTTTGCCATCCGATGGCCCGATGTGTGGATTATGGTAGTGCTGTGCCGAACTGCATCTGTCTGCCGGGCTACATTGGGTCCGGGTTTGGCCCGAACGGATGCTATCGCTCATCAATGAATCCTTGTGCCAGTGCTCCGTGCAGG AACGGTGGCACCTGCACGAAGATTGACGCACAAAACTACAGCTGCGCCTGTCCACCGGGAACCAATCCACCGAACTGCATGCGCACGACCTCACCCTGCGAATCAAACCCGTGCCAAAACGGTGGCACTTGCGTCGGTTCCAGTGGCACCAGAAACTTTTTGTGCCGCTGCCCGGCTGGCTACACCGGGCTACGGTGTCAAACTCCTACGCGAACCTGCGGTGGCATTCGCTTCCAAATGTCCGGCACGCTGCGGTATCCCGAGTTTAACGGCACGTACAATCACAATGCGCGTTGCGCCTGGCTGATCAAGACGAACGAAACGCAGGTCCTGAACGTGACGTTCACACAGTTCAGCTTGGAAAATCCGGTCAGTTCGGGCGAGTGCAAGTACGACTGGCTACAGATACACGACGGACGCACCTCGGCCGCCCAAATCATTGGCCGGTTCTGTGGCAACGAGCTACCGCGTGGTGGTAACTTTCAGTCCACCCATAACATGCTCTATCTGTGGTTCCGGTCGGACAATGCGACAGCGCACGATGGGTTCCAGCTGCGGTGGGAAAGCATCGATCCGGTCTGTGGTGGCACGATAGCGGCGGTCAGCCATGGGCTTATAGCTTCGCCCGGCACGCCCGGTAACTATCCGCCAAATCGGGACTGCAAGTGGTATCTGCAGGCACCGCAGGGTCGTCGCCTGCAGTTCACCTTCTTCACAATGAAAATCGAGGTGCACGAAACCTGCGGCTTCGATTATCTGGAGATTACCGATGGGTTGCGGGATGAGGGTACACTACTGGCTAAGTACTGCAACACCTCCCATCCGCCACCGCTGATCACACCGAGCAATGAGGCGACGGTACACTTCCACAGCGACGAGAGTGGCAATGATGCCGGCTTTCAGATTCATTACGCGGTCGTAGAAGGCGTGCCCGGATGTGGTGGGACGTATACGCAGCGGGAGGGTGTGATCAGTTCACCTCTGTCGCAAACGGACAACGTGTATCCGAACAATCTGAATTGTGAGTATCTGATCAAGCAGCCAGTCGGAAGCCGGGTGGAGATCCGGTTCAGCAAGTTCCATCTGGAGCAAAGTGAGGCTTGTAAGTTCGACTATCTGGAAATCTTTGACGGGCCCAGCACGGAGGATCCCTCGCTCGGGAAGTTCTGCGGTGATCGGATGCCGCCTCTTTTCACCTCGACCGGGAACGCGCTGCTGCTCAAGTTCCACACCGACTGGTCGGCACCGAACCCGGGCTTTAGCTTGGTGTACAAGATTAAGTGCGGCGGTACGTTTACCGATCCCGCGGTGGAGCTAATATCGCCCTCGTACCCGCAGATGTACCCATCCGATCAGCTGTGTGACTACGTCATTCACGCACCGCTCGGCAAGGCGATCGTACTCGACTTTCAGGACTTTGACTTTGAGAAGAACAGCTTCCCCAAGTGTGAGCTTGACTATGTGGAGCTGTACGATGGACTGCTGCCAACTAACGAGACACTGCTTGGGCGGTACTGCAGCACCAAAGCACCACCTCAGACGATCTCGTCGAAAAATGTGCTTCTGCTACGATTTGTGTCGGACGGATCGGTGTCGGGGCGCGGTTTTAAGGGCAACTTCTCCTTCCACGACGTCAGCTGCGGCGGTGTGCTGATGCGTGAAGACACCATCATCCGATCGCCGATGATCGCCGAGACGGGCAAGTATCAGCACGATGCGCAGTGTGAGTGGATTATTGTGGCGCCGGCGGGCCACGCAGTTCAGCTGACGTGGAACAGCTTCGAGCTGGAGGTGAGTGCTTGGTGCGTGTACGACTACGTGCAGGTGTTCGACAACTCGTCGATGGCGAACAGTCTGGTTGGGCGGTACTGCGGTACGGAGAAACCGCCAGCCATTACCAGCACCGGCAACATGGTGACGATCCGGTTCGTGACGGACTCATCCTCGTCGAAGGATGGCTTCAGCTTGTCCTTTAACTTTATCGATGTAGAAAAAT CTTGCGGTGGCAACTTCTTCGCCACGAGCGGTATCATCCGTTCGCCCGGCTGGCCCAAAAACTACCCCTCCAACAAGGTGTGCGAGTGGGTCATCACCGTGCCGATGGGCCAGCAAATTATGCTGCTCGTGCACTCATTCAAGATGGAGAAGCACAGAATATGCCGGTTCGACGGGCTCACGATACGCAACGGTGGCACGCAGAACGCACCGCTCATCGGAAACTATTGCGGGGAGGACAACTTCAACGGTACGATCTCGTTCAGCCACCAGCTGTACCTGCGCTTCTACTCGGACAGCTCGCGCAACTACGCCGGCTTCATGATCGAGTGGGACTCGGCCACGACCGGTTGCGGCGGAATACTGACCTCACCGCGCGGTTCCATCATCTCCCCGAACTATCCGCTTCCGTACGGGCAGAACGCGCTCTGCACCTGGCGCATCTCGATGAGCCAAGGCTCGGCCATCCACATTGTGTTCACCGATATGGACATGGAATCGCACAAGGACTGCCAATACGACTATCTGGACATTTACGACGGTATCGATACGAGCGGCCGCAAGCTCGGTCGGTTCTGCAGCGCAGAAACGGACCCGATCGTGCTGGACACGGACACCAACCACGCACTCATCCGAATGCGCACGGACGAGACAAACCAGCGGCGCGGCTTCCAGCTGAAGTACAACATCCTTTGTAGGCGCAATCTGACCGGGTACGGAGGAGTGATTGAGTCGCCTAACTTCCCGAACGAGTACTCCGCCTCGATGGACTGCCGGTGGACGATCCGCGTACCGCCGGGGAATAAGATCAATCTGGAGTTTTCCCACTTTGACTTTGAGTCGATCACGCAGCAGACAGGGAGCAATGCGACGCACCAACGCTGCCCGTTCGATTACGTCGAGCTGCAGGAGATGGGTACGGGTGATCTGCCCGTCGCACGGCGCTACTGTGCCAACAAACCGCCCCCGATCGTTAGTATGGGCCGGTCGATCGATCTGATCTTCCACACGGACTCGAGCGGCGAGCAGATGGGCTTTCGGGCGGAATGGTCTATTAATGGGTGCGGCGGTTTGCTGACCAAACCGTGGGGGTCGTTCACCTCGCCGAACTACCCGAACCAGTACCCGAAGGAGACAGAGTGCCACTGGACGATCCGGGTGGAGCCGGGCAAGCGGATCGAGCTGGCGGTGGATGACTTCCACATGGAGACGAACGATCAGTGCCGGTTCGACGGGCTGCACATTGCGAATGATGCGAACTTTACGCAGCAGGTTACGAAGATCTGTCACGAGCAGCAGGAACCGGTACATCTGTCCAGCAGCGGGTCAGAGCTGTTTGTGAAGTTTTACAGTGACAGTACGTTCACGTACAAGGGTTTCCGGGCGAATTACAGGACAACGGATGCAA AATGTGGCGGTAAGATCACACTGCACGAGGGTTTCATCAGCTCACCCAACTATCCGTCCAACTACCCTGCGAACGCGTCCTGCCAGTGGCTCATCCAGACGGACGCTACGCACACGCTCCAACTCCGCCTGAAGTCGCTAGCGATCGAACGTTCGCCCAACTGTATCAATGACTCGCTGCAGGTGTACGATGGCAGCGTCGCCTCCGCGGACCAACTGCTCCTGACGTCCTGTGGCAGTGAACCAAACGTGACGTCCGTTTCGTCTACCGGGCACGAGATGCTGGTCACTTTCAAATCAAACGAACGCATGGAAGCGAAAGGATTCCAGGCAGAGTTCATGACG AATTGTGGATCACGCATCGAAGTGAAACGGCCGggtaatattctgctcaacaAAGCGCACAAGATGTCATCGGACAACTGCACCTGGGTGCTGATAGCGCCGGAACCAACGCAGCGCATCACGCTGACTATCGCACATCTGAGCGTAATGGACCTGGAGGGCGACTGCTTTGCCAGCGTGACCGTGTACGACGGCGATAGCACGGATGGGCCGAAACGTTTCGAAGGCTGCGGACACAAGATTCCGCCGGCGATCGTGAGCAATGGCAATGCGCTAACCGTGCTCGTTAGCTCCGAGGACTTGCTGCTGAGCAAGATCGACAACCTGTTCGTGGAGATGGCGTACACTACCATTGAAAATG CCTGCGGTGGACGCTTGACGGCACTGATGGGTCAGTTTGCTTCCCCGAACTACCCGAACACCTACCCACTGAACGTTGAGTGCGTTTGGAAGCTGTCCGCTTCGCCTGGCAACAAGATGTCGCTGTTCTTCACGGAGCTGGATATTGAACCGTCGGATGACTGCAACGGTGACTACCTGGAGGTACGCGAGCGTGATGAAAATGGTCCCCTGCTGGGTGACTTCTGTGGCAACCAGGTGCCAACGAATCTGACTGAAGCGAGCAGTTTCTGGGTCAAGTTCCGCTCGAACGGGGCGGGCGTTGCCAAGGGATTCCGGGCGGAGTACTCTTACG ATACGATGAGTGAGATCACCGGTACGAGTGGTACGATCACATCTCCAATGTATCCTAGAAGCTACGCCAGGGCGGACAACATTGCGTGGCGCATTACCGTGGACATTGGGTCTGTGATCGCGATCTCCTTCAACAGATATGCGATCGATCGTCACACGGATGATCCGCTGATGTGTGACGGCGCTTTGCGG ATATACGACGGGTACGATGAGACGGCTGCCTCCCTGCTCACAGGCTGCGGCTACATCAAACCGGACCCGGTCACTTCTACCTCGAACGTGGTGTACATCCTGCTCGATCACTCGGACGTTATGGAATCGTCGTCGTTTTCGCTGAGCTGGCAGCAGAAGTTCGTCAGCAGCGCGGTCAACATCCCCGTCAACAATGAGTACTTCTGCGACGGCCATGCGACGATCGTGCTGAACAGCACCGACACCGTACAAAATCTCACCTCCCCGGGCTACCCGAACGGCTACACCAATGGGCTAAACTGTAGCTGGATCTTCCAATCCGCCCTGCCGCTTTACCATCCCTTTTTGGTGCTAACCTTTGTCGATCTGGAAGAGTCGAGCGACTGTCTGGCGGACTACATCGAGGTATTCCACTCGTCCGATCTCGCCGCTTGGCGATCGTACGGGCGCGTCTGCACCTATTTCCTGCGCGTTGCGAACAAGTTCCACGGCTCGCCGCACCTGAAGGTGGACTTCCGGACGGACTACTACCAAAATCGGACCGGCTTCACCGGGTCCGTGTTTCTGCGCTGCGGCGGCCTGCTTACCGACCCGAACGGGGTCATCACGCAGCCAAACGCGTTGCCGATAGTACCGCCCGCACCGAACCCGATCGGGCGGGCCGATCTGATGGACGCGTGCAGCTGGAACATCAGCGTCCGGGCGGGGCGTACGATCGAGCTTACGTTCGAGCAGCTCAACATAACCTCGGTTGCGACGCCGTACGCGAACATAGGGTTCGTCGCCATCATGAACGGTATCGATAACCATTCGCCACTGATCGGGCGGTACTCGGGCACGGAGCTGCCGGGGCCGATCAAAACCAGCAGCAACCGGGCGTTCGTGCAGTACCGGCCgagcgacaccggtgcgaaccGGTTCCGGCTGGTGTACCGCGAGGTCGGCATCGAATGTGGGGGCGATCTCGTGCTGACCGCGCAGTCCAACTCGACGATCATCGCGACCCCGAACTACCCGAACGTGCCGCCACCGCACACGGAGTGCTTCTGGAAGGTGCTGGCACCGGCCGGCGAGCTGCTGCGCGTCGAGCTGCTCAGCCAGATGCTGCTGCCCCGGATGCCCGGCTGCCGGTCGGAGTACGTACAGCTGCGCGAAGGGCTCACCTCCCAAGCGCCGGAGCTGCTGCACTCCTGCACCGGCGATCTGACCAAGCGCATCATCACGCGCACGAACGCGCTGCAGGTGAAGTACTTTAACGATCGCGTCGAACCGAACAGCGCCGTTCAGCTGCGCATTTCGCTGGCCAAGTGTGGCGGCGTGCAGCGTGGTTCGCACGGTACCATCACGTCGAAAAACTTCCCCCAGCCGGGCGGTTATCCGGTGCCGGCCGTGTGTGAGTACTACATCCAGGAGGGACAGTACGGCATGATGCAGCTCACCTTCGAGGATCTGCACCTGCCGATAAAGGCGAACTGTAGCGGCCAGGATCACGTGCGCATCTTCTCCATTCTACCCGCACCGAACGATACGGAGGTCGAGCTGGGCAAGTTTTGCGGCCAGGAAGTGCCGAAGCAACCGATACTGAGCGTGGTACCGAGCGTGAAGATCGTCTTTACCGCCAACACGCCCAATTCGATCTTCCGGGGCTTCAGGCTGAACTACGCCGTCAACTACAGCCGCTGCAGCCACTCGCTGGTGGGCGAATCGGGCGAGGTCGCGAGCAACGGGTACGGTGAGCCGATGCAGCCGTTTTCGTTCTGCGAGTGGCGCATCACCGTGCCGGCCGGGCGGCGGGTGAAGGTCGAGTTTATCGATCTGGACATAGCGGACCAGGCCGCACCGTACCCGTGGTTCCAGCGGCTGTCTTTTTACGACGGGCTCAACTACCAGGTGCGCATCAAGGCCGTAACGTCGAACGACAAAACGACACCGATCTACTCGAGCGACAACCGGATGATGGTGCAGTACCTCTCGAAAGCGATGACCGGGCGGCGCGGCTTCCGATTGCGCTACTCCAGCGACGAGTCGTCGCTGTGCGAGGGCAATCTAGACGGCTGGCAGGGTAGCATCAACAGCCCGGTCAACGTAACGACGGCGGTGTGCACGTACAAGCGCACCGACCCGACGCTGTCGCGCGATCCAAGCGCAGAGCCCAACGTTGGCACGCTGGCGCTCAACTTCCGCGAGGTGTATGCCGGTCCGTCTGAGCGGATGTGCGTAGACATTACTCGCAGCGCCACACCGATCGGTGGCACGAACGTGCTGAAGAAGCTGTGCGTAAACGCGACCAACGTGGTGGTAGTGTCGCCCTTTCCCAACACCGTCATCAACACGGCGCAGGCGGCGTACAGTGGTGTGCTAGCGTTCAGGATGGACTATCGCGTGCACCAGTGTGGCGGTGTGTACGGATCCATCCCCAACATCAGCTACCCGGTCGGGTTGGAACCGTACGGACGGGACGGCCTACACTGTGCGTGGTACGTGACCTTCCCGGACCAGACGCTGATCAGCGTTGCGTTCGAGCGGTTCACGCTCCAGCAGCCTTGCGACCAGGAGTACCTGCTCGTCTACAACGGTCCCGGACCGAGCAGCCCACTGCTCGGGCGGTTCTGCAAAGACTCAGCGCCACCCGCCGAAGGTATCGTTACCCAGCGCCACCTCCTGTTCGTTGAATATCATACCGTGCCGGCCAACGGGTCATCCGGTAGTGCGGGTTCGGACTTTGAGCTGCGCCTTAGCAGCAAAAACTTTGGCTGTGGCGGTACACTGCACACCGGCTCGCCAACGTTTGGATCAGCGCTCAAGGACGGGAAGTATCTGCCCGGGCAGGAGTGCATCTGGTTACTGCAGGCGAACGCGGGTCAACATATTGGCGTTCGGTTTACGGGCCGCTTCAACCTGCAGACGAGTCCCAACTGCACCAAAGACTACGTGGAGCTGTTCGATCAGCAGCGCAACCGGGAGTGGGTTAGTTTGGGGCGGGTGTGCGGAAAGGAAGTACCGCCCAGCTTCAACTCATCCGGCACGGTGATGAAGGTCGTGTTCCGAACGGACGAATCGATCGAGGGCGATGGTTTTACTATTCAATGGAACTCGAACTGTGGTG GAATATTCTACGCCGAGCAGGAGACGAACGTCATCGTCAGCCCGAACTATCCGGCCAAGTACAACAACATGCAGGTGTGCAACTACACCATCCTGGCGAACACGTCCGACGCTGGTATCGAGTTTAACTTCCTCGACTTCGACCTGGAGGACTCGGTGGTCACGTCTGTGTGCTCGTACGATAACCTCACCGTCTACCGGAAGCTGGAGTACGCCGAACCCATCACCTGGGAAAAGGTGGGCACGTACTGTCGCAAAACTCCCCCGGCACGGTTCCGCGTGAAGGATCGGGCCGCGATCGTGTTCCGCACCGATCGGTACATACAGGCGCGCGGGTTCCGGTTCGAGTACCGGCTCGATACGTGCGGCGCAAACATTACGAGCTCGCGGCGCATCGAAAGCCCCGAACAGCTTCCCCCGGACGGTATGTACCGGCCGGCCCTGGTCTGCCGCTGGTACATCGACATCCCGCAGGGCCAGAAGGTGACGGTACGCTTCGAAACGCTCGAGATGGACCACACGGAATCGTGCTACTTCGACATGGTCGAGGTGTACCGAGGGCTAGAACAGACCCCGGACAAGCGGTTGGCACTGCTGTGCGGCAATCTGACCAGCCACGCGCCGGCGATCGCGATCAGCGGCACCCGGCACGGTATGGTTTCGTTCAAGACGGAATCGTTTTCGACCTCGCGGGCCAAGATGACGGCGCTGGTACTGTACTCGCCCGACTGCGACAAGCATATTACGCTCGACGAACGGACGCCCAGCTACCGGCTGAACGTGATCGGCAGCGGGAACGATCGTGTGCAGGACTGTCAGTATGTGTTCCGCGCACCGAGCGGATACACGCTGCGCATGGTGTTCGATCAGTTCCACGTGGGTTCGGCACGCAATGCCACGAACTGTACGGACGATTACGTCGAGCTGCGGGATGGAGGTAGCGTGTTTTCGATGCTGCTTGGCCGGTTCTGCGGCAATGAGCGTGTGAATGCGCAGTCCAGCTTCGGTTCGACGTTGCATCTGCGCTATGTGACGGATTCTGCGCTGCGCGGTACGCTGTTCGATGCGACCGTTACGATggttccgtcgctttgcggcGCGATGAACCGAAATCTGACGGGCGGTGCGATCATGACGCTTAATACGCCCAACTTTGGAGGCAGCAGCAAGTACCCGCCGAACGCCCGGTGCTTGTGGCTGCTGGAGGCCGCTCCCGGGAAGCAGATTGAGATACAGTTCCTCACGATGGATCTGCAGCAGTACGACGAGGGTGGCCGAGAGTGTAAAGACTACATCGGCATTCGGGATGCTACT CTAAAGTCAATCATTTACGAAGGTCTCGGGGATTCACTCATTTTcaacggtggcagcagcagtaaggCCAGCTTCTATCAC GGTTCGCGGTACGCCAACGCGTACAACATCTACTGCGGCAGCAACTATCTGCCCAGCCTGTACGTATCGATCACCAACCGGGTGTACGTGAGCTTCGAAAGCGACGGCCAGATCGAGGGCAAGGGCGTCTCGCTGCGCGTGCACGAGAGCAGCGTGTGCGCCAAAAACTATACCGCCCTGCAGGGCCGCATCGTGCAGAACGAATTGCAGAAGGATCAGCAGTGCACGATCACGGTGCAGGTGCCGCACAACTACACGATCGCGCTCTACTTCAACATGTTCTACCTGTACAACGTGGACTGTGCGGTGCACGCGCTCAAGGCGTATGACGGTACGCACGAGTCGGCCGACCGGCTGCTGGGCGAGTACTGCAACTTTGCCACCCCGAACCCGGTCTTTACGACCGGCAACGTGCTGCGGCTCGTCTTCCCGGCGACCGACCGGGAGCTGGTGTCGCTGCAGCTTGATGCGACGTACGTTGCTACGGACCAGGGCCAGGGTTGTGGTGGCGAGCTGTACAACTATGGTGGCGTGTTTACCAGCCCGCTCTATCCGGCCAACAATCGGACGCGCATGGAATGTCTGTGGACGGTGACGGTGCCGAACAATCTGCTCGTGGCGTTGCGCTTCGAGGTGTTCGATCTTGGCAGCAAGTCGTCGTGTGCGACCGACTATCTGCAGGTGCTGGACCGGGAGGAAGATCCAAAGGCGCCGAAGGCGGACGATGGGCAGGAGAAGGTCGTACGGCAGCACTGCGGTGGGGAAAGCCCAGCCAACTACATTAGCACCGGCAGCACGATCCGGGTGCGTTACAAGAAGACGCAAAACTTTGCCGGCGTCGGATGGGTTATCAAGTTTATGGGTGTGGAGAAGGGTGTAGGGGTGAATGATTATTAA